In Helicobacter mastomyrinus, a single genomic region encodes these proteins:
- the moaC gene encoding cyclic pyranopterin monophosphate synthase MoaC — translation MQITHLNEHHNPTMVDVSDKHITTREAYASGIITMSAAAFKAAITHTGKKGSITQTAIIAAIMGSKKTSELIPMCHPLIINKINVDITPDEKTHSIKLGVLVKCEGKTGVEMEALTGVGIGLLTIYDMLKAIDKRMEIHHIHLDSKSGGKSGEFHYDS, via the coding sequence ATGCAGATTACTCATCTTAATGAACATCACAATCCCACAATGGTCGATGTGAGCGATAAGCACATTACTACACGTGAGGCTTATGCGAGTGGCATTATCACTATGAGCGCGGCAGCTTTCAAAGCAGCTATCACTCACACGGGTAAAAAAGGTTCAATCACGCAAACTGCGATTATTGCCGCGATTATGGGGAGTAAAAAAACAAGCGAACTCATTCCTATGTGCCACCCGCTTATCATCAATAAAATCAATGTCGATATTACGCCCGATGAAAAGACCCATAGCATTAAGCTTGGCGTGTTGGTAAAGTGTGAGGGTAAAACCGGCGTGGAGATGGAGGCGCTCACAGGCGTGGGTATCGGGCTACTTACCATTTATGATATGCTGAAAGCCATTGATAAGCGTATGGAGATTCATCACATTCACTTGGATTCTAAGAGTGGTGGGAAAAGCGGGGAGTTTCATTATGATAGCTGA
- the mog gene encoding molybdopterin adenylyltransferase: protein MQTIHIGVLVSSDRAAQGIYEDISGKAIQEVLERYILNPCQYHYHIVSDEQQEIESCLKDLSDKQGCDLIVTTGGTGPAKRDVTPEATQNVCQKMLPGFGELMRSVSLKYVPTAILSRQSAGIRGKSLIINLPGKPKSIEECLAAVFPAVPYCIDLIEGNYIYPNTQYIQAYRPKS, encoded by the coding sequence ATGCAGACAATCCATATTGGCGTGCTTGTCTCTAGTGATAGAGCTGCACAAGGCATATATGAAGATATATCGGGCAAGGCAATACAGGAAGTGCTTGAGCGCTATATCCTTAATCCTTGCCAATACCACTATCATATTGTGAGTGATGAGCAGCAAGAGATAGAATCTTGCCTCAAAGATTTAAGCGATAAGCAAGGCTGTGATTTAATTGTTACCACTGGTGGCACAGGCCCAGCAAAGAGAGACGTAACGCCCGAAGCGACACAAAATGTATGTCAAAAGATGTTACCCGGCTTTGGGGAGCTTATGCGAAGTGTGAGTCTAAAATATGTGCCTACGGCGATTTTATCGCGGCAGAGTGCGGGTATTAGAGGCAAATCTTTGATTATCAATCTCCCGGGTAAGCCCAAAAGCATTGAAGAATGTCTAGCAGCGGTATTCCCCGCTGTGCCTTATTGTATTGATTTAATCGAAGGAAATTATATTTACCCCAATACACAATACATTCAAGCCTATCGCCCTAAATCCTAA
- the mobB gene encoding molybdopterin-guanine dinucleotide biosynthesis protein B: MQDSKKPIVFAFSGKSNSGKTTLICKLCEYLQHCKIAVIKHDPKDKAMFDTKGKDSYEFFQRSHAVALISPTRTTLQLRHASPHTESTQTQAFYEALNMFQTYDYVFIEGLKTLPFPRIVVAREYIESAYIPYANAFAIDESVANTQILPTHLPILPLNDIAKITDFIHQFSHTHPTTKEI, translated from the coding sequence ATGCAAGATTCTAAAAAGCCCATTGTCTTTGCCTTTAGCGGGAAAAGCAATAGCGGCAAGACTACGCTTATCTGCAAATTATGCGAGTATTTGCAGCATTGCAAAATAGCAGTTATCAAACACGACCCAAAGGATAAGGCAATGTTTGATACAAAGGGCAAAGATTCTTATGAGTTTTTTCAACGCTCCCACGCAGTCGCCCTTATCTCCCCTACACGCACTACCCTGCAGCTAAGGCACGCCTCCCCACATACAGAATCTACCCAAACCCAAGCCTTTTATGAAGCCCTAAATATGTTTCAAACGTATGATTATGTATTTATCGAAGGGCTTAAAACACTACCATTCCCGCGTATCGTGGTGGCAAGAGAATATATAGAATCTGCTTATATCCCCTATGCAAATGCCTTTGCCATTGATGAAAGTGTGGCAAATACACAGATTCTGCCCACGCATTTGCCTATCTTGCCACTCAATGATATTGCAAAAATTACAGATTTTATTCATCAATTTTCCCATACCCACCCCACTACAAAGGAGATATAA
- a CDS encoding molybdopterin synthase catalytic subunit, whose translation MLELYQGALPAAEIYTQWERLAQDSNAGALSVFTGIVRKESQINALSFDIYKPLLQKWFDKWQQKAQKEHNAYICMAHSIGDVQYSQSSYMCGIISSHRKEAFEVYMPFIEDFKANAPIWKYDIINQQRIYAQKRSKPLAGSGILAKR comes from the coding sequence ATGCTTGAGCTATATCAAGGGGCATTACCCGCCGCGGAGATTTACACACAATGGGAGCGATTAGCTCAAGATTCTAATGCTGGGGCGCTAAGCGTTTTTACCGGTATCGTGCGTAAAGAATCCCAAATCAACGCCCTAAGCTTTGATATTTACAAGCCGCTTTTGCAAAAATGGTTTGATAAGTGGCAGCAGAAAGCGCAAAAAGAGCATAATGCCTATATCTGTATGGCGCATAGCATCGGCGATGTCCAATACTCCCAAAGCTCCTATATGTGCGGGATTATCTCCTCTCACCGCAAAGAAGCTTTTGAAGTATATATGCCTTTTATTGAGGATTTTAAGGCAAATGCGCCCATTTGGAAATATGATATTATCAATCAGCAGAGAATCTATGCGCAAAAACGTAGCAAACCTTTAGCAGGTAGCGGCATTCTAGCCAAACGTTGA
- a CDS encoding MoaD/ThiS family protein, producing MVKVEFLGPMSNIPSRELEVQSLKELREILSQDETLHCWLEISAVAVNDEIIEDISYPLKSGDKVVLLPPVCGG from the coding sequence ATGGTGAAAGTTGAATTTTTAGGTCCTATGAGTAATATCCCCTCACGTGAGCTAGAAGTCCAAAGTCTTAAGGAGCTAAGAGAGATTTTATCCCAAGATGAAACTTTGCATTGTTGGCTTGAAATCAGTGCAGTAGCTGTCAATGATGAAATCATAGAGGACATTAGCTATCCCCTAAAATCAGGCGATAAGGTCGTGCTACTCCCTCCTGTATGCGGTGGCTAA